The Blautia hydrogenotrophica DSM 10507 genome window below encodes:
- a CDS encoding glycosyltransferase family 2 protein has translation MKKVTVIIPNYNGKGYLGECLGSLERQKGIEFDIILVDNGSEDGSSEWVREHFPQVQIVQLEENFGFCGAVNRGICQANSPYVLLLNNDTQSDENFVREMVAAMERHPRAFSCGAKLLQYRNRNLVDDAGNYYNALGWAFARGKDRESQEYEEEEKIFAACAGAAIYRKKIFQKIGMFDEEHFAYLEDTDIGYRARLYGYENWFAPKAVVYHVGSGTTGSRYNEFKIRYSSRNNIYMLYKNMPAPQIILNFPLLAAGFGAKLLFFTLKGYGREYAAGIKNGFQLCKKEKKVPFTLKKIRRCGRIQMELWKNIPRGFYRR, from the coding sequence AAGGGGATAGAATTTGACATAATACTCGTGGATAACGGTTCTGAGGATGGAAGTTCTGAGTGGGTGCGAGAACACTTTCCACAGGTTCAGATTGTTCAGTTGGAGGAGAATTTCGGCTTCTGCGGCGCGGTGAACAGAGGAATTTGCCAGGCTAATTCACCTTATGTGCTGTTGTTGAATAACGACACCCAGTCGGACGAGAATTTTGTCAGAGAGATGGTTGCCGCGATGGAGCGCCATCCCAGGGCTTTCTCCTGCGGGGCAAAGCTTCTGCAGTATCGGAACCGGAATCTGGTGGACGATGCAGGCAACTATTACAATGCTCTAGGCTGGGCTTTCGCTCGAGGAAAGGACCGAGAATCTCAGGAGTATGAGGAGGAGGAGAAAATTTTTGCGGCCTGTGCGGGGGCAGCTATCTACAGAAAAAAAATCTTTCAGAAGATAGGAATGTTTGACGAGGAACATTTTGCTTATCTGGAAGATACTGATATTGGGTATCGGGCCAGATTATACGGATATGAAAACTGGTTCGCGCCGAAGGCAGTCGTCTATCACGTGGGAAGCGGCACTACCGGTTCCCGTTACAACGAGTTTAAAATCCGTTATTCTTCCCGCAACAACATCTATATGCTCTATAAAAATATGCCTGCGCCTCAGATTATTTTGAATTTCCCATTGCTGGCAGCCGGCTTCGGGGCAAAGCTTCTGTTTTTTACCCTGAAAGGTTATGGCAGGGAGTATGCGGCTGGCATCAAAAATGGTTTTCAGCTGTGCAAGAAAGAAAAAAAAGTTCCATTTACTTTGAAAAAAATCCGAAGATGCGGAAGAATCCAAATGGAATTGTGGAAAAACATCCCCCGCGGTTTTTATCGAAGATAA